One region of Methanosarcinales archaeon genomic DNA includes:
- a CDS encoding 4Fe-4S binding protein, whose translation MKITLYATPEITAKPLIAEVILETKALLNIDRADVKPKGGEVVIDVPQDRYDEVTKAFEKRGARIIRLELPVIKDDDECVNCGACISVCPTGVISFKDDWSIEMDVSKCVQCGTCVTMCPHGALTLSE comes from the coding sequence ATGAAGATCACATTATACGCTACTCCGGAAATCACAGCTAAGCCATTAATAGCAGAAGTGATACTTGAGACTAAGGCACTGTTGAATATCGATAGGGCAGATGTTAAACCAAAAGGAGGCGAAGTGGTAATAGATGTGCCACAGGACAGGTATGATGAAGTCACTAAAGCCTTTGAAAAACGCGGTGCAAGGATCATACGACTTGAGCTGCCTGTTATCAAGGACGATGATGAGTGTGTCAATTGCGGTGCATGTATTTCGGTATGTCCTACTGGCGTGATATCCTTCAAGGATGACTGGAGTATCGAGATGGACGTTAGCAAATGCGTCCAGTGCGGGACCTGTGTGACCATGTGTCCCCATGGTGCCCTAACATTGTCCGAATAA
- a CDS encoding homocysteine biosynthesis protein, translating to MGEKTIQDINARIADGSVHVVTAEEMPHIVAELGPEGAAREVDIVTTGTFGAMCSSGAWLNFGHSDPPIKMQKVWLNDVEAYSGLAAVDAYIGATQMSETRGMEYGGAHVIEDLVCGKSVDIHATAHGTDCYPRKVLDTTVTIDDINQAVMMNPRNAYQKYNVATNCSDRTLYTYMGTLLPNNGNATYSAAGVLSPIFNDPTYQTIGVGTRIFLCGAQGYITGEGTQHDPSNNFGTLMVQGDLKKMNKKYVRGATFHKYGVSLYVGIGIPIPILNADIAKATAVTDANITTNVLDYGVARRSRPVLRQVTYEELKSGMIDINGNEVTTSPMSSFHEARGIALELKESIRKGLFYPTLPVERLPNEGVSKPMKQIKEQPTVADVMASRVTTIKQGLTVEDAAKVIMEGNFNHLPVVSDEDKLVGIITAWDVAKAVAQNKRDKLDDIMTRTVITADITEPIETTARKLEQHNISALPVINNKNIVVGIITSDDISKLMTRR from the coding sequence ATGGGAGAAAAAACTATACAGGATATTAATGCAAGAATCGCAGACGGCAGCGTCCATGTGGTTACAGCCGAAGAGATGCCACATATCGTGGCAGAACTGGGGCCAGAAGGCGCAGCCAGGGAAGTTGATATTGTTACTACAGGCACCTTTGGAGCTATGTGCTCTTCTGGTGCATGGTTGAATTTCGGACACTCTGACCCACCCATCAAGATGCAGAAGGTCTGGCTTAACGATGTTGAAGCATATAGCGGCCTGGCAGCAGTGGATGCTTATATCGGAGCCACCCAGATGAGCGAGACAAGGGGTATGGAATACGGAGGAGCCCATGTCATTGAGGACCTGGTTTGTGGTAAGTCTGTGGATATCCATGCTACAGCGCACGGGACCGACTGTTATCCCAGAAAAGTATTGGATACCACTGTCACTATTGATGACATTAACCAGGCAGTGATGATGAATCCCAGGAATGCTTATCAAAAATATAATGTTGCTACCAATTGTTCTGATAGAACACTTTATACTTATATGGGAACCCTGCTGCCCAACAATGGAAATGCTACATATTCGGCAGCTGGCGTACTCTCACCCATATTCAATGATCCAACCTACCAGACTATTGGTGTAGGTACCAGGATATTCCTGTGCGGGGCTCAGGGGTATATCACAGGGGAGGGGACACAGCATGACCCATCTAACAATTTCGGGACGCTCATGGTTCAGGGTGACCTGAAGAAGATGAACAAGAAATATGTCAGGGGCGCAACCTTCCATAAATACGGAGTATCGCTGTATGTGGGCATCGGCATACCTATACCCATATTGAATGCCGATATTGCAAAAGCCACAGCAGTCACCGACGCAAACATTACTACAAATGTACTTGATTACGGCGTAGCAAGGAGAAGTCGTCCCGTATTGCGACAGGTGACATACGAAGAACTGAAGTCGGGGATGATCGACATTAACGGTAATGAAGTGACCACATCACCCATGTCAAGCTTCCATGAGGCCAGGGGTATTGCCCTGGAATTAAAGGAATCTATCCGGAAGGGGTTATTTTATCCAACTCTGCCTGTTGAAAGGTTGCCAAACGAGGGTGTATCCAAACCCATGAAGCAGATCAAGGAACAGCCCACCGTAGCCGATGTAATGGCTTCAAGGGTCACCACCATCAAACAGGGACTTACAGTAGAAGATGCAGCTAAAGTCATAATGGAAGGCAATTTCAACCACTTGCCAGTGGTGTCAGATGAAGATAAACTGGTGGGCATAATTACAGCATGGGACGTGGCAAAAGCAGTAGCGCAGAATAAACGGGATAAATTGGATGATATCATGACAAGGACAGTGATCACTGCTGATATCACTGAACCTATAGAAACTACAGCACGTAAGCTCGAGCAGCATAATATCAGTGCCCTGCCTGTTATTAATAACAAAAATATAGTAGTTGGGATTATTACTAGCGATGATATCAGTAAACTGATGACAAGGAGGTAA
- a CDS encoding phosphoenolpyruvate carboxykinase (GTP) has product MNTTDNGTLEMLKARLGEGNYQKLIKIDNPNLYQFIAKYIELCNPEKIFVCTDSPEDILYVRQETIKAGEEMELAVEGHTYHFDGYHDQARDKDNSKYLLPQGVELGQNINAMDREEGLKEIRQNLKDIMQGNQLFIRFFCLGPLNSQFSIPAVQITDSGYVAHSEDQLYRQGYEEFVRLGRSARFLKFVHSAGELDERKTSKNIDERRVYIDLEDEIVFSTNTQYGGNTLGLKKLAMRPAIKRASKEGWLTEHMFIMGVHGPSERVTYFTGAFPSLCGKTSTSMLPGESIVGDDIAYLRNMDGVIHAVNPENGMFGIIQGVNSVDDPLIWKALHNPGEVIFSNILVTEEKDVHWIGKDGEEPEKGFNYAGEWTPGKKDENGNLITTSHPNARFTLDMQLLDNVDPKLNDPEGVLVGGIIYGGRDSDTKVPVEESFDWVHGVITMGAALESETTAATLGKEGVRKINPMSNLDFLSIPIGRYIESHLDFGAKLNNSPSIYSVNYFLKDREGKFTNDKTDKAVWLKWMELRSHNEVEAIETPTGFIPKYEDLNKLFLEVLNKDYSKEDYIKQFSVRVPENLAKIDRVQEFYKTKVADTPQTLFEVLEKQKQRLIAAQEKYGDNISPLQLKRA; this is encoded by the coding sequence ATGAATACGACGGATAATGGAACATTGGAGATGTTAAAAGCAAGGTTAGGTGAGGGAAATTACCAGAAACTCATTAAAATAGATAATCCTAATCTATATCAATTTATTGCAAAATATATTGAGCTTTGCAACCCTGAGAAAATATTTGTCTGCACAGATTCACCTGAGGATATCCTGTATGTCAGGCAGGAGACGATCAAAGCAGGAGAGGAAATGGAGCTTGCAGTAGAAGGTCATACTTATCATTTTGACGGTTATCATGATCAGGCCAGGGATAAGGATAATTCTAAGTACCTTTTGCCGCAGGGTGTTGAATTAGGACAAAATATAAATGCTATGGACCGAGAGGAGGGGCTTAAGGAAATTCGCCAGAATTTAAAAGACATAATGCAGGGGAACCAGCTGTTCATACGTTTCTTTTGTCTGGGACCACTCAATTCACAATTCTCCATACCCGCAGTTCAAATTACCGATTCAGGTTATGTTGCGCACTCAGAGGATCAGTTATATAGGCAGGGATACGAAGAGTTCGTAAGATTGGGGCGATCGGCACGTTTTTTAAAGTTTGTACATTCAGCAGGAGAGCTGGATGAGAGAAAGACTTCCAAGAACATTGATGAACGCCGGGTTTATATTGATCTTGAAGACGAGATTGTATTTAGTACGAATACACAATATGGCGGGAATACATTAGGGCTTAAAAAGTTAGCTATGCGCCCTGCGATAAAAAGAGCCTCAAAAGAAGGCTGGCTCACAGAGCATATGTTCATCATGGGTGTGCATGGGCCATCCGAAAGGGTAACCTATTTTACTGGTGCGTTTCCTTCGCTCTGCGGAAAAACATCTACTTCCATGCTGCCCGGAGAGTCGATTGTTGGTGATGATATAGCCTACCTCAGGAATATGGATGGCGTAATACATGCAGTCAATCCCGAGAACGGTATGTTCGGGATAATTCAGGGCGTAAACTCAGTAGACGACCCCCTGATCTGGAAAGCGCTTCACAACCCGGGTGAGGTAATATTCTCCAATATACTTGTCACAGAAGAGAAAGACGTCCACTGGATAGGCAAAGATGGTGAAGAGCCTGAAAAAGGGTTCAATTATGCAGGGGAATGGACACCTGGAAAGAAAGACGAAAACGGTAATTTAATAACGACTTCACATCCGAATGCCAGGTTCACACTTGATATGCAATTATTGGATAATGTGGATCCAAAACTCAATGATCCTGAAGGTGTGCTGGTAGGTGGGATAATATACGGTGGACGTGATTCGGACACAAAAGTGCCTGTTGAGGAATCTTTTGATTGGGTACATGGTGTTATCACTATGGGTGCTGCACTGGAATCAGAAACTACTGCTGCTACACTGGGAAAAGAAGGTGTTAGAAAAATCAATCCAATGTCAAACCTGGATTTCCTGTCTATACCTATTGGAAGATACATAGAGAGTCATCTGGATTTTGGTGCTAAATTGAATAATTCACCGTCAATATACTCTGTTAATTATTTCCTTAAAGACAGGGAAGGGAAGTTCACAAATGATAAAACAGATAAGGCTGTGTGGCTTAAATGGATGGAACTGCGTTCGCATAACGAAGTTGAGGCAATAGAAACGCCCACCGGGTTCATACCAAAATATGAGGACCTTAATAAGCTGTTCCTGGAAGTGCTTAATAAAGACTATTCAAAAGAGGATTACATTAAGCAATTCTCTGTGCGTGTACCGGAAAATTTAGCCAAGATCGATCGAGTGCAGGAGTTCTACAAAACAAAAGTAGCTGATACACCACAGACATTATTTGAGGTGCTGGAAAAGCAAAAGCAAAGACTGATTGCAGCACAGGAGAAATATGGTGATAATATATCACCATTACAACTAAAACGTGCCTAA
- a CDS encoding winged helix-turn-helix transcriptional regulator gives MRIFEENSECTIPYQLSHDLENKVKNVMQEDMDQISSLFKVLSDPVRIRILKALELCDLCVCVLVEITDYKYPALSYHLKLLKDAGIVDSRRDGNFQIYYLTGSGIKIISMLNILTE, from the coding sequence ATGAGAATATTTGAAGAAAACAGTGAATGCACCATCCCGTACCAACTCTCACATGATCTGGAAAATAAAGTCAAAAATGTGATGCAAGAAGATATGGACCAGATTTCATCATTATTTAAGGTCTTATCCGATCCTGTAAGGATTCGAATCCTAAAAGCTCTGGAACTATGTGACCTGTGTGTTTGTGTATTGGTGGAAATTACTGATTATAAATATCCTGCTCTTTCATACCATCTTAAATTATTAAAAGACGCCGGGATAGTGGATTCCCGTCGTGATGGTAATTTTCAGATATATTATTTAACTGGATCTGGTATTAAGATCATATCTATGCTTAATATTCTTACTGAATAA